The genomic DNA GCTCAAACAAGTTTATTAGCTAAAGAAGCACAAGGTGATGATATTGCTTATAGTGTCACAATGATGCATGGTCAAGACCATTTAATGACAACATTATTGTTGAAAGATTTAATGAAACATCTGATAGAACTATATAGAAGAGGGAGCTGACCCTTATGAATAAGTTAATAGCATGGATAGAAAAAGGAAAACCGTTCTTCGAAAAAATATCTCGTAATATTTATCTAAGAGCAATTCGTGATGGATTTATTGCAGCAATTCCAATTATCTTATTTTCAAGTATATTCATTTTAATCACATACGTACCTAACGTGTTTGGATTCACTTGGAGTAAGACAATGGAAGGTATTTTAATGAAACCTTATAACTATACAATGGGAATTGTTGGTTTCATTGTCGCCGGGACCACTGCCAAATCGTTAACTGATTCATTTAACCGTAAATTAGACAAAACAAATCAAATTAACTTTATTTCTACGATGATGGCAGCAATGTGTGGATTTTTATTCCTTGCAGCTGATCCTGTAAAAGATGGTGGATTCTTAAGTGCATTCATGGGTACAAAAGGTTTATTAACAGCCTTTTTATCAGCATTTGTTACAGTCATTGTTTATAACTTCTTTATTAAACGTGATATTACAATCAAAATGCCCAAAGAGGTACCACCAAATATTTCACAGGTATTTAAAGATATCTTCCCATTGTCAGCAGTTATCATTATTTTGTACGCGTTAGATTTAATTGTGAGAGCTACAGCACATACTAACGTTGCAAATGGTATTTTAAAATTATTTGAACCATTATTTACAGCTGCTGATGGTTGGGTTGGTGTAACAATTATCTTTGGTGCCTTTGCATTCTTCTGGTTTGTTGGTATTCATGGTCCATCAATTGTAGAACCAGCGATTGCAGCTATCACATACGCTAACTTAGAAGCAAACTTACATTTAATTCAAGCTGGTGAACATGCAAACAATGTTATTACACCAGGTACGCAAATGTTTGTTGTAACTATGGGTGGTACGGGTGCAACTTTAGTCGTTCCATTTATGTTCATGTGGCTAACGAAATCGAAACGTAATAAAGCGATTGGTAGAGCATCCGTGGTTCCAACATTCTTTGGTGTAAACGAACCCATTTTATTTGGTGCACCTTTAGTATTAAACCCTGTATTCTTTATTCCATTTATTTTTGCGCCAATCGCAAACGTATGGATCTTTAAGTTCTTTGTAGACGTACTTGGAATGAACAGTTTTAGTATCTTCTTACCTTGGACTACACCTGGTCCATTAGGTATCGTGATGGGTACTGGTTTTGCATTTTGGTCATTCGTATTAGCTATCGTCTTGATTGTAGTAGATGTGATTATTTATTATCCGTTTGTCAAAGTATACGATGAACAAATTCTTGAAGAAGAATTAGGAAATAAAGAAGCAAATACTGAATTACAAGATAAAGTTTCTGCAAACTTCGATACGAAAAAAGCAGACGCGATTTTAGCCACAGCAGGTGCAAATGAAGCAACTGAACCTAATAAAACATCTCAAGAAGCGCATACAGAAGAAGATAATCAAACTAAATCACAAAGTGATAACAGTGGAATTACTGAACAAACCAATGTCCTTGTATTATGTGCCGGTGGCGGAACAAGTGGTTTATTAGCCAATGCTTTAAATAAAGCAGCAGAAGAATATGATGTGCCTGTAAAAGCAGCAGCCGGTGGTTATGGTGCGCATATGGATATTATGAAAGACTATCATTTAATCATTTTAGCACCACAAGTAGCTTCAAATTATGAAGATATTAAACAGGATACTGATCGATTAGGAATCAAATTAGCTAAAACACAAGGAGTAGAATACATTAATTTAACACGAGATGGCAAAGCAGCATTAGACTTCGTTCAACAACAATTTGAAAAATAATTAGGAGATGAATGTATAATGAAAAAATTACCAGAGGATTTTATTTTTGGTGGTGCAACAGCAGCTTATCAAGCAGAAGGTGCGACGAATACAGATGGAAAAGGTCGTGTAGCATGGGACACCTATCTTGAAGAAAATTATTGGTATACAGCTGAACCAGCGAGTGATTTTTATAACAAATATCCAGTTGATTTAAAACTTAGTGAACAATTTGGTGTGAATGGTATTCGTATCTCTATTGCTTGGTCACGAATTTTTCCAAATGGGTATGGTGAGGTAAATCCTAAAGGCGTAGAATATTATCATAATTTATTTAAAGAGTGCCATAAACGCCATGTCGAACCATTTGTAACATTACATCATTTTGATACACCAGAAACATTGCATAGTGATGGTGATTTCTTAAATCGTAAAACAATTGATTACTTTGTTGATTATGCTAAATTCTGTTTTGAGGAATTTTCAGAAGTTAATTATTGGACGACATTTAATGAAATCGGGCCAATTGGTGATGGTCAATATTTAGTAGGTAAATTCCCACCAGGAATTAAATATGACTTTGCTAAAGTTTTCCAATCACATCATAATATGATGGTAGCTCATGCTAGAGCGGTTAAGTTGTTTAAAGAAAATGGCTATAGTGGTGAGGTCGGTGTAGTACATGCATTGCCAACAAAATATCCGTATGATCCAACTAATCCTGAAGATGTAAGAGCAGCAGAGTTAGAAGATATTATTCACAATAAGTTTATCTTAGATGCAACTTATCTTGGTAAATATTCTCGCGAGACAATGGAAGGTGTTCAACACATCTTATCTGTTAACGGTGGAAAATTAGAAATACCAGATGAAGATTATAAAATTTTAGATGCAGCTAAAGATTTAAATGATTTCTTAGGTATCAATTACTATATGAGTGATTGGATGAGAGGTTATGAAGGTGAGTCTGAAATTACGCATAACGCTACTGGCGATAAAGGTGGCTCTAAATACCAACTTAAAGGTGTAGGGCAACGTGAATTTGATGTTGATGTACCGCGTACAGATTGGGATTGGATGATTTATCCTCAAGGTTTATATGATCAAATTATGCGAGTGGTAAAAGAGTATCCTAATTATCATAAAATCTATGTTACTGAAAATGGTTTAGGTTACAAAGATGTATTTGATAAAGAACGTAAAACTGTAGATGATGATGCACGTATTGATTATGTGAAGAAACACCTTGAAGTGATTGCGGATGCAATTCGTGATGGTGCAAATGTGAAAGGCTACTTCATATGGTCATTAATGGATGTATTCTCTTGGTCAAACGGCTATGAAAAACGTTATGGTCTATTCTATGTCGACTTTGAGACACAAGAACGCTATCCTAAGAAAAGCGCGTATTGGTATAAAGAATTAGCAAAATCTAAAGAAATTAAATAATTCATGATGTTTAGTGAAGCGGTTTAGACTTTAAAAATGGGCTAAACCGCTTTTATGTATTTTTAAATAATGGTAATTTTTAGACAGTCGTATATACTTAGGTATAGATTAAAAAATTGGAGTATATCATTATGAATATAAAAAAGAGTAGAAATTTATGGGTTATATTATGTCTGACACTTATTTGCTTAGCTGGTTGTCAACAATCATCAAATGAAAAGCCAGCTTCACACGTAGGTAAAACTGATCGTGTCGCTACCTTATTTATGCATGGTTACGGCGGTACAAATAATTCTGAAAAATATATGGTCAATCAAGCAGTAAAGAAAGGCGTTACGAATGATGTTGTCGTCGCCAATGTAGCATCAGATGGTACAGTGAATTTTAAAGGTAATATCTCTGAAAAAGCCAAACATCCTATTATTAAAATCATATTTGAAGATAATAAAAATGGAGACACTACGCAAAATGCCAATAATATTAAAAATGTATTGTCGGAAATGAAATCAAAATATGGTATTAATAAATATAATTTTGTTGCACATTCTATGGGAAACATGTCATTTGCCTATTTTATGAAAAACTATGGTGATGATAAAAGACTACCTAAATTACAAAAAGAAGTTAATATTGCTGGAACATATAACGGTATTTTAAATTTAAATGAAAAAGTAAATGAGATTAGTGTAGATAAAAATGGTAAACCTAGTAAAATGAATGAAAATTATAAAGAATTATTGGGATTAAAAGATATTTATAAAGGCAAAAAAATAGAAGTTTTAAATATTTATGGTGATTTACAAGATGGCACACATTCGGATGGTAGAGTTTCAAACAGTTCTTCAAAATCTTTAAAATATCTTTTAGGCGATAGTCCAAAAACTTATAAAGAATCTAAATATACTGGGAAATCCGCACAACACAGTGCACTACATGAAAATAAAGCAGTTGCAAATGAAATCATCCAATTTTTATGGAATAAATAATTTAATTAAAGAATATATCGCGAAATATAATTAGTGGGGATAGGTAATGAAATTTCCATTAGTTGAGGCAAGATATGTATATAAGGCACCTCGTTAATTTAGTTTAGTAATGATTATTAAATTATACGAAAGTACCTTATTTTTAATGTATCCCAAGCTTTTCTTTAAGCATCTTAAAAATAATTTTGGGCTAATTGTTCAATCAAATTAATACGACTAGATTCTCCATAAACATGAGGTAAAATCATCATTTCATCAACATCATAGTTTTGTTGTAGTGTTACTAATTGTTGTGCAACTTCACTTGGTAAACCACTAACAATACGTCTTTTATCTTGTGCTATTTTCTCAAGCTCTCTTGCACTGTATTGACGTTCTTGTGCAGTTGTAATTGAGGGATAAGTTGCAGGTTGGTTTAAGTAATTAATACGTAATAACCATAAATGTAATGCATCCAATAAATCATTGATTTTAGAAATACTATCTGCAGTTACTACAAACGTTGCTAAAATAACATACGGTTTATTAGAACTGGATTTATTATGATAATGCGTAAATTGTTGACGATAATAGTTTATGATAGATTCAAGTTTGCTTTGAGGTTGCCCCATACGTGCAACAACCAATGGTAATCCTTTTTTAGCGGCTAAATCTGCACTTCGCTCGCTCATACCTAATATAAACATTTGTGGGTAGCTATTAATAAATGGTGAAGCAGTCAATGACATAAAACGATGAGGCGTTTCAGTATCATCGTGAAAGTATTTATTTAAGTCGTCGATTTGTTGATCTAATTCCGGTTTTTTAGTTTTAAATTCATTCAGTGCTTCGTTTACATTTTTGAAACTAGGTGAGCGACCTAAACCTATATCAAGTCGATGAGGGTGACGTGCTTCCATAATTTTAAACTGCTCAGCAACCTTATATGCACTATAATGTGGTAACATCACGCCGCCACTACCAATTCTAATAGTTGATGTTTGTTCTAATAACATCATCATAACCATTTCAGGTGCACTTGACGCTACTGATGGTACGTGATGATGTTCTGCGACCCAATAACGCGTATAGCCAAGACGTTCAGCTGTTTGTGCTAAAGTAATACTATGATTAAACGCATCATGAGCGCTACGTCCTTCAAATATGGGTACATAATCTAATATACTTAATTTCATTATATGTACTCCTTCCATCAATGCCTTAAATTTAGAATCATTGATATTATAAATGTAAAGCACGTTTATTGCGATGAAAGTGTTTAGGATATTATACTGAATAATAATACATACAAGGTGGCGAATGCACTATGAAAACAATTGGTTTCGAAAAGCCGTTTAAATTAGAAGAGGGTAATTTATTTAAAGAATATGATTTAGAAATACCTAAACTGAAACAGCATGAACTGTTAGTGAAAGTGCAAACGATTAGTGTCAATCCTGTTGATACCAAACAACGTATGACTGAGGTTGCGTCTGTACCTAGAGTACTTGGTTTTGATGCCGTTGGTCGTGTTGAATCGATTGGTTCAGATGTGAGTATGTTCAAACAAGGAGACATCGTATTTTATGCTGGGTCACCTGATCAACATGGCTCAAATGCTGAATATCAAATTATTGATGAACGTCTAGTTGCGAAGGCACCACAAAATGTAACTGCTGAAGATGCAGCCAGTCTGCCATTAACTGGCATCACAGCTTCAGAAACATTATTTGACGTATTTGGAATTTCTCAAAATCCTGAAGATAATAATGGTCAAACATTACTTATCATTAACGGTGCAGGCGGCGTTGGAAGTATAGCTACTCAAATTGCTAAGGCATATGGACTGCAAGTTATCACTACTGCTTCACGTGATGAAACAGTAGAATGGACGAAAAATATGGGTGCCGATGTCGTATTAAATCATAAAGAAGATTTAAAAGAACAGCTTGATAAGTATGATATTGAAGCAGTTGATTATGTATTCTGTACATTTAATACTGATATGTACTATGATACGATGATTGACATTGTTAAACCACTAGGGCATATAGCTACAATTGTTGCTTTTCAGGAGAAACAAGATTTAAATGCCTTAAAACCTAAGAGTCTTAAATTTACACATGAATTTATGTTTGCGAGACCTTTAAATTATACTCAAGACATGATTAAACATCACAATTATTTACAAGATATTGCCGAAAAGGTAGAACAAGGTGTGTATCAAACGACAGCTACAAGAACGATTGATGGATTAACAGCCGAACATTTATATAAAGCACATCAAATATTAGAATCTAATACGATGATAGGTAAATTGGTCATTAATGTAACTGAATAAAAACGTCGGATTATAAATCAATCCTATACAGTAGTACAAAAAGATGTTTATTCTTTCTCTCAAATTAAGAGTTAGAATAGACATCTTTTTTAGCAATATAGACGATTAGTAATCATTTATTGCATAATAGCGTTTCACAATATAAATGTTTAAAACATAAAAATGTTCAAAAATATTTATAACTTTCATGTTTTCATTGAGCAAAATTTGGGAATATTTAACCAGAAAGTAAACTTTAATAAATTTTTAAATAAATGAATTAATAAATATGGATTTATGTTTTAAAAAATATTTAAAGGGTAACTATTTTCTATAATAATAAAAATTCAACAATTACTGAGGAGGTGCATACGAGGTGAAAAGATTAAAAAACTTTATCCTCGGCCTATTAATAGTTGCAATTGTTGGATTCCTATTGTTTATGTACA from Staphylococcus taiwanensis includes the following:
- a CDS encoding PTS transporter subunit EIIC, whose protein sequence is MNKLIAWIEKGKPFFEKISRNIYLRAIRDGFIAAIPIILFSSIFILITYVPNVFGFTWSKTMEGILMKPYNYTMGIVGFIVAGTTAKSLTDSFNRKLDKTNQINFISTMMAAMCGFLFLAADPVKDGGFLSAFMGTKGLLTAFLSAFVTVIVYNFFIKRDITIKMPKEVPPNISQVFKDIFPLSAVIIILYALDLIVRATAHTNVANGILKLFEPLFTAADGWVGVTIIFGAFAFFWFVGIHGPSIVEPAIAAITYANLEANLHLIQAGEHANNVITPGTQMFVVTMGGTGATLVVPFMFMWLTKSKRNKAIGRASVVPTFFGVNEPILFGAPLVLNPVFFIPFIFAPIANVWIFKFFVDVLGMNSFSIFLPWTTPGPLGIVMGTGFAFWSFVLAIVLIVVDVIIYYPFVKVYDEQILEEELGNKEANTELQDKVSANFDTKKADAILATAGANEATEPNKTSQEAHTEEDNQTKSQSDNSGITEQTNVLVLCAGGGTSGLLANALNKAAEEYDVPVKAAAGGYGAHMDIMKDYHLIILAPQVASNYEDIKQDTDRLGIKLAKTQGVEYINLTRDGKAALDFVQQQFEK
- the lacG gene encoding 6-phospho-beta-galactosidase gives rise to the protein MMKKLPEDFIFGGATAAYQAEGATNTDGKGRVAWDTYLEENYWYTAEPASDFYNKYPVDLKLSEQFGVNGIRISIAWSRIFPNGYGEVNPKGVEYYHNLFKECHKRHVEPFVTLHHFDTPETLHSDGDFLNRKTIDYFVDYAKFCFEEFSEVNYWTTFNEIGPIGDGQYLVGKFPPGIKYDFAKVFQSHHNMMVAHARAVKLFKENGYSGEVGVVHALPTKYPYDPTNPEDVRAAELEDIIHNKFILDATYLGKYSRETMEGVQHILSVNGGKLEIPDEDYKILDAAKDLNDFLGINYYMSDWMRGYEGESEITHNATGDKGGSKYQLKGVGQREFDVDVPRTDWDWMIYPQGLYDQIMRVVKEYPNYHKIYVTENGLGYKDVFDKERKTVDDDARIDYVKKHLEVIADAIRDGANVKGYFIWSLMDVFSWSNGYEKRYGLFYVDFETQERYPKKSAYWYKELAKSKEIK
- a CDS encoding alpha/beta hydrolase, yielding MNIKKSRNLWVILCLTLICLAGCQQSSNEKPASHVGKTDRVATLFMHGYGGTNNSEKYMVNQAVKKGVTNDVVVANVASDGTVNFKGNISEKAKHPIIKIIFEDNKNGDTTQNANNIKNVLSEMKSKYGINKYNFVAHSMGNMSFAYFMKNYGDDKRLPKLQKEVNIAGTYNGILNLNEKVNEISVDKNGKPSKMNENYKELLGLKDIYKGKKIEVLNIYGDLQDGTHSDGRVSNSSSKSLKYLLGDSPKTYKESKYTGKSAQHSALHENKAVANEIIQFLWNK
- a CDS encoding LLM class flavin-dependent oxidoreductase, whose translation is MKLSILDYVPIFEGRSAHDAFNHSITLAQTAERLGYTRYWVAEHHHVPSVASSAPEMVMMMLLEQTSTIRIGSGGVMLPHYSAYKVAEQFKIMEARHPHRLDIGLGRSPSFKNVNEALNEFKTKKPELDQQIDDLNKYFHDDTETPHRFMSLTASPFINSYPQMFILGMSERSADLAAKKGLPLVVARMGQPQSKLESIINYYRQQFTHYHNKSSSNKPYVILATFVVTADSISKINDLLDALHLWLLRINYLNQPATYPSITTAQERQYSARELEKIAQDKRRIVSGLPSEVAQQLVTLQQNYDVDEMMILPHVYGESSRINLIEQLAQNYF
- a CDS encoding zinc-binding alcohol dehydrogenase family protein, coding for MKTIGFEKPFKLEEGNLFKEYDLEIPKLKQHELLVKVQTISVNPVDTKQRMTEVASVPRVLGFDAVGRVESIGSDVSMFKQGDIVFYAGSPDQHGSNAEYQIIDERLVAKAPQNVTAEDAASLPLTGITASETLFDVFGISQNPEDNNGQTLLIINGAGGVGSIATQIAKAYGLQVITTASRDETVEWTKNMGADVVLNHKEDLKEQLDKYDIEAVDYVFCTFNTDMYYDTMIDIVKPLGHIATIVAFQEKQDLNALKPKSLKFTHEFMFARPLNYTQDMIKHHNYLQDIAEKVEQGVYQTTATRTIDGLTAEHLYKAHQILESNTMIGKLVINVTE